In Novipirellula galeiformis, one DNA window encodes the following:
- a CDS encoding protein kinase domain-containing protein codes for MPTPSSSNPNPLADEQPTCAGDGAGSSGSGDALIDFSASVLQGDGSAVSALEVASVSQDLPERLGDYAVKSMLGSGGMGQVYLAEHVRMQRTVALKMLPVQLMQDQRAVERFYEEIRAASRVLHPNIVAAFDAGEDHGIHYLAMEYVDGMTLTNMVATRGPLAVGEAASIIRQAAMGLLHAHRAGIIHRDVKPGNIMRSHDGTVKVLDLGLARISTAGLRTRRHATSEARGSNSEADGTNAARPSKGRLVGTLSFMSPEQLEDADAADSRSDIYSLGATLYFLLTGQPPFTGEYLEQVYGHRHGEIPDLMQVRRDVDMQFANLFRRMMAKTPSARYTSLDEVIEDLGEYADKANEPQWLAEFALRQPIGDGSTFAGGSTSAQLANVLAFDLGMFYAAAAEASPLGGVNLLSAGEDQRPLLRMSLASEGHQLFFGDQAMKRRATQSKNLVHCLHMYIGKPLVEREVLGRQCPPEVLLALLLKRLSRNAWKLAGAPAAVAITVPSSYDQLHRQSILQAAQMAGLKSVRLVDRSIAAAQSLLLPDASESQASDRDTVPTSALDTSTDQQILFLGLTGQGTEAAVFHRDASRMKQLSTAGHWHTGTLAWLQRLVEMAAAAFQNNFRFDARKSTQAVRLQIACESAMNALMIMPSAKITVQINGVNQSVILQRSDWLAKCEDLIEGVRRAVKSACRDAALSRRRIDRIVTLGPLLRLTEVREAVLRGLKDDVEVQTIDRTDVARGAAACLASELPGRGSIAMPPQSVTTQTIGILIEDTQGRRRIMPIVPRGTALPARTNRRLTVGDARETMALSLVESSGIQREDWHSLGRYDFEIDDIADGEESRNRMIGFEVNVNGMLIVRAQTPGMPGSTKLAPLPKPMLNDEQVTSWTRWVDKFD; via the coding sequence GTGCCCACGCCATCTTCCTCGAACCCGAATCCGCTTGCGGACGAGCAACCCACCTGTGCCGGGGATGGAGCTGGATCGTCGGGTAGTGGGGATGCGTTGATTGATTTTTCAGCCTCGGTGCTACAAGGCGACGGCAGCGCGGTTTCAGCGTTGGAGGTAGCATCGGTTTCGCAAGACTTGCCCGAACGACTCGGCGACTATGCCGTCAAGAGCATGCTCGGCAGCGGCGGGATGGGACAAGTATATCTGGCGGAGCACGTTCGCATGCAGCGCACCGTCGCGTTGAAGATGTTGCCCGTGCAATTGATGCAGGATCAACGGGCGGTCGAGCGGTTCTATGAAGAGATTCGTGCCGCCTCTCGCGTGTTGCATCCCAACATTGTCGCCGCATTTGATGCGGGCGAAGATCATGGCATCCATTATTTGGCGATGGAGTACGTCGATGGCATGACGTTGACCAACATGGTCGCCACGCGCGGTCCCTTGGCGGTCGGTGAAGCGGCATCGATCATCCGGCAAGCGGCGATGGGGTTATTGCACGCGCATCGCGCGGGAATCATCCACCGGGATGTCAAACCCGGAAACATCATGCGTTCGCATGACGGCACGGTGAAAGTTCTCGACCTTGGTTTGGCGCGCATCAGCACCGCCGGACTTAGGACCCGGCGACACGCCACCTCCGAAGCACGCGGTTCGAATAGCGAGGCGGATGGGACAAACGCAGCCCGCCCATCCAAAGGACGCTTGGTCGGGACGCTCTCGTTCATGTCGCCCGAACAACTCGAAGACGCGGACGCGGCCGACTCGCGAAGTGACATCTACTCCCTCGGCGCGACGTTGTACTTTTTATTGACCGGCCAACCCCCGTTTACAGGTGAATATCTCGAACAAGTTTACGGGCATCGGCATGGCGAGATTCCGGACTTGATGCAAGTGCGTCGTGATGTCGACATGCAATTCGCGAATCTATTTCGCCGCATGATGGCGAAGACTCCTAGCGCGCGATACACCTCGTTAGACGAAGTGATCGAAGATCTCGGTGAATACGCCGACAAAGCCAACGAACCGCAATGGTTGGCCGAGTTTGCGCTGCGTCAACCGATCGGCGATGGATCCACGTTCGCCGGAGGATCGACATCAGCTCAACTCGCCAACGTGCTCGCGTTCGACTTAGGCATGTTCTACGCCGCGGCTGCGGAAGCCTCTCCGTTGGGCGGTGTCAATTTGTTATCGGCCGGAGAAGATCAACGTCCCTTGTTGCGAATGTCCCTCGCCAGTGAAGGCCACCAATTGTTTTTTGGGGACCAGGCGATGAAGCGGAGAGCCACGCAGTCTAAAAATCTCGTCCATTGTTTGCACATGTACATCGGCAAACCTCTGGTCGAACGAGAAGTTTTGGGCCGTCAATGTCCTCCCGAAGTACTGCTCGCTCTGCTTCTGAAACGATTGTCTCGCAACGCATGGAAGCTGGCTGGAGCACCTGCGGCTGTCGCCATCACGGTCCCCTCCAGCTACGATCAACTTCATCGCCAAAGCATCCTGCAAGCGGCTCAGATGGCCGGTCTGAAGTCCGTGCGACTGGTCGACCGCAGCATCGCCGCCGCCCAATCGCTATTGCTTCCCGACGCATCCGAGTCACAGGCATCCGACCGCGACACGGTCCCCACCTCCGCTCTAGACACCTCGACGGATCAGCAGATTTTGTTCCTCGGTTTGACGGGCCAAGGAACCGAAGCGGCCGTGTTTCATCGTGATGCCAGCCGCATGAAACAGCTCTCCACGGCGGGACATTGGCATACCGGCACCTTGGCGTGGCTACAGCGACTCGTCGAGATGGCGGCCGCCGCGTTTCAAAACAATTTCCGTTTCGATGCACGAAAGTCGACGCAAGCCGTGCGACTGCAAATCGCCTGTGAAAGCGCCATGAATGCGTTAATGATCATGCCCTCGGCAAAGATCACCGTGCAAATCAATGGCGTCAACCAATCCGTGATCTTGCAGCGGTCCGATTGGCTCGCCAAATGCGAAGACTTAATCGAGGGCGTGCGCCGCGCCGTCAAATCCGCTTGCCGTGACGCGGCGCTCTCACGCCGCCGCATTGACCGCATCGTTACCCTGGGCCCCTTGTTACGACTCACCGAAGTTCGCGAAGCGGTGTTGCGAGGACTCAAGGACGATGTCGAAGTCCAAACCATTGATCGCACCGATGTGGCTCGCGGTGCGGCAGCTTGTTTGGCCAGCGAGTTGCCCGGACGCGGCAGTATCGCGATGCCTCCTCAATCCGTGACCACGCAAACGATTGGCATTCTGATCGAAGACACTCAAGGTCGCCGCCGGATCATGCCCATCGTGCCCCGAGGGACCGCATTGCCCGCCCGAACGAATCGACGCTTGACCGTCGGAGATGCCCGCGAAACGATGGCCTTGTCCCTCGTCGAATCGTCCGGCATTCAACGCGAGGATTGGCACTCTCTCGGACGATACGACTTTGAAATCGACGACATCGCCGATGGCGAAGAGAGCCGAAATCGCATGATTGGATTCGAAGTCAACGTCAACGGCATGCTGATCGTGCGCGCCCAAACGCCCGGGATGCCCGGCAGCACCAAATTGGCCCCCCTTCCCAAGCCCATGCTCAACGACGAGCAAGTCACCTCCTGGACTCGCTGGGTCGATAAATTCGATTGA
- a CDS encoding DNA gyrase/topoisomerase IV subunit A, which produces MAKRQKRNSSSGPNSSRSSKNNGSSKGSLLDAVDDQLLMSIPLRQAAQSRYLNYSLSVITSRALPDVRDGLKPVQRRILYTMNQQGLNATAKHRKCAKVVGDVMGNYHPHGDSSIYEALVRMAQAFSLRMPLIDGSGNFGSVDGDNAAAMRYTECRMTPIAAEVLSDLATRTVAFKPNYDGSREEPVVLPSRVPNLLVNGATGIAVGMATNIPPHNLKEVCQALLKLLRDPEIRDYQLVANDAVQGPDFPTGGQIINTKEELREIYSSGQGTIKLRGTAELNTKTKGSPVLQISSIPFGVNKSSLVERINELVYTGKLPLVIEARDLSTDEIRIDLMLKKGADENMVLAYLYRHTDFQKNFNVNMTCLVPTENPEVGAPNRLGLKEVLWHFLHFRLQVLTKRLENELAALLRRIHILEGYALIFDALDEIIRIIRKSEGKADAATKIMKRFPAEKGGLDEEQTDAILELKLYRLARLEINMIMDELKDKRKRANEIKKLLDEDSEDNYQSGRWTIVRTEIESLIEAYNKDPFAKRQSVINTVAEEPEYTPEDFIVAEDCHVMVTKDGWVKRQKLIADPSKSRVRQGDEVLTCVSGNTVAAIGFFSSLGVCYTTRMIDIPASTGFGEPIQKLFKLKDGERIIAAISFDNRVIGEIKENPKTPDLCPPTHALAATSNGFALRFGLANFAEPSTRSGRRYARVAPGASVIDVVTIHGSEVILAVSENCRAMVCAAEEVNYLSGAGKGVTLIRLTENDRLLGFKASVGDRDLMTVQTNRGAKKTISTAKYRVTARGGRGTEIQKNGKISEIVTPPPAAPETFDEN; this is translated from the coding sequence GTGGCCAAACGGCAAAAACGAAATTCATCCTCGGGACCGAACTCTTCCAGATCATCAAAAAACAATGGTTCGTCAAAGGGATCGCTGTTGGATGCGGTTGATGACCAACTGCTGATGAGCATTCCGCTGCGCCAAGCTGCTCAATCCCGGTACCTGAACTATTCGCTATCGGTGATCACCAGCCGGGCATTGCCGGATGTGCGTGATGGGCTGAAACCGGTCCAGCGACGAATTTTGTACACGATGAACCAACAAGGTCTCAACGCGACCGCCAAGCACCGTAAATGTGCCAAGGTCGTGGGGGACGTGATGGGTAATTATCACCCCCACGGTGACAGTTCGATTTATGAAGCCCTGGTGCGGATGGCTCAAGCGTTTTCGCTGCGGATGCCGCTGATCGATGGCAGCGGAAACTTCGGTAGCGTTGACGGCGACAATGCCGCTGCGATGCGTTACACCGAATGTCGCATGACCCCGATCGCTGCGGAGGTGCTCTCGGACTTGGCCACTCGCACGGTCGCGTTCAAGCCGAACTACGATGGCAGCCGCGAAGAACCGGTCGTATTGCCCAGTCGTGTACCGAACTTGTTGGTCAACGGGGCGACGGGGATCGCGGTCGGAATGGCGACCAACATCCCCCCCCACAACCTGAAAGAGGTTTGCCAAGCGTTACTCAAATTGCTGCGTGATCCCGAAATCAGGGACTACCAACTCGTTGCCAACGACGCCGTTCAAGGCCCCGATTTTCCGACCGGGGGCCAGATCATCAACACAAAGGAAGAGTTGCGTGAGATCTACAGCAGCGGGCAAGGCACGATCAAGCTTCGTGGCACGGCGGAGCTGAATACGAAGACCAAAGGCAGCCCGGTACTCCAAATCTCTTCGATTCCCTTTGGGGTCAATAAGTCGTCGTTGGTCGAGCGGATCAACGAACTCGTGTACACCGGCAAGCTGCCCCTTGTCATCGAAGCCCGCGACCTTTCGACCGACGAAATCCGCATCGATTTGATGTTGAAGAAAGGGGCCGACGAAAACATGGTGCTGGCGTATCTGTACCGCCACACGGATTTCCAAAAGAACTTTAACGTCAACATGACCTGTTTGGTTCCGACCGAAAACCCAGAGGTCGGTGCCCCCAATCGGTTGGGATTAAAGGAAGTGCTTTGGCACTTCTTGCACTTTCGGCTCCAAGTGTTAACCAAACGTCTTGAAAATGAACTCGCCGCACTGCTGCGTCGCATTCATATTCTTGAGGGGTATGCGCTGATCTTTGACGCCTTGGATGAAATCATTCGCATCATCCGCAAGTCTGAAGGCAAAGCCGATGCCGCGACGAAAATCATGAAACGATTCCCAGCGGAAAAGGGGGGGCTAGACGAAGAGCAAACCGATGCGATTTTAGAACTGAAACTGTATCGTTTGGCGAGGCTCGAGATCAACATGATCATGGATGAGTTGAAGGACAAACGAAAACGCGCCAACGAGATTAAAAAGCTGTTGGACGAAGATTCCGAAGACAATTATCAATCGGGGCGTTGGACGATCGTACGAACGGAAATCGAATCGTTGATCGAGGCCTACAACAAAGATCCCTTTGCAAAACGCCAATCGGTCATCAACACGGTCGCCGAAGAACCGGAGTACACGCCCGAAGACTTTATCGTCGCCGAGGATTGCCACGTCATGGTGACCAAAGACGGTTGGGTGAAACGGCAAAAATTGATCGCCGACCCCAGCAAGAGCCGGGTCCGTCAGGGCGATGAAGTACTCACCTGCGTGTCGGGAAACACCGTCGCCGCGATCGGCTTCTTCTCATCTCTAGGGGTTTGCTACACCACTCGGATGATCGACATTCCCGCCTCAACCGGTTTCGGTGAACCGATCCAAAAATTGTTTAAACTCAAAGACGGCGAGCGGATCATCGCCGCGATCTCGTTTGACAACCGAGTGATTGGTGAGATCAAAGAGAACCCGAAAACCCCCGATCTGTGTCCTCCGACGCACGCCTTGGCGGCAACTTCGAACGGCTTCGCACTCCGCTTTGGTTTGGCGAATTTTGCCGAACCCTCCACGCGTTCCGGGCGGCGTTATGCTCGGGTCGCCCCCGGCGCGTCGGTCATCGACGTGGTCACCATTCACGGCAGCGAAGTCATTTTGGCCGTTTCAGAAAACTGTCGTGCGATGGTCTGTGCTGCCGAAGAAGTGAATTACTTATCCGGCGCGGGCAAAGGCGTGACGTTAATCCGGCTCACCGAGAACGATCGTTTGTTGGGCTTCAAAGCCTCCGTCGGTGATCGCGACCTGATGACCGTCCAAACCAATCGGGGAGCGAAAAAGACGATTTCAACAGCCAAGTACCGCGTCACCGCACGCGGCGGTCGTGGTACCGAAATCCAAAAGAATGGCAAGATCTCCGAGATCGTGACTCCTCCACCTGCTGCACCTGAAACGTTCGACGAAAACTGA
- a CDS encoding DNA gyrase/topoisomerase IV subunit B: protein MSTATKTYSAKDIVALEGLDPVRKRPGMYIGGVGMAGLHHLIWEVVDNSVDEAMNGHATEITVTLHKDGSSITVSDNGRGIPVDKHPKTKKPALEMVLTVLHAGGKFDGGNYKTAGGLHGVGASVVNALSKELTAVVRRDGAQYRMMFERGIAKTKLQKLKGAVRGTGTTITFHPDPTIFPKIDFDSETIRTRLETVSFLHRGVKVTYIDESANTKVTYLHEQGIVDYLAKVLKDRSARPIHDTPFTLRKDDDIRMELTLQWTESTDEHVRSYVNGIPTGSGGTHENGFRSGLNKAVRNYIDTHSLTPRGVKISHEDIREGMVAILSIFIAEPQFQGQTKDRLNNAEVQPLVEASTRPALEQWMNNNRSLADSVIARIIAAARARAASRAASDAVSRKGGAKRTMLPGKLSDCLANGKSNSELFIVEGDSAGGSAKQGRDRNNQAILPLRGKVLNTESATLKKIIENKEIQDMIASLGCGIGPNINLSTLRYQKIILLADADSDGHHITTLLLTFFYRHMPALIADGHLFIAVPPLYRIDIGKQTYWANDEEHREQILAEHGKRAKPEITRFKGLGEMMPKVLWETTLNPKTRRLLKVEVDDHLETDRVISDLMGRDASARFRFIMERAEDAEEIDV, encoded by the coding sequence ATGAGTACTGCGACAAAAACTTACAGTGCGAAAGATATCGTTGCCCTCGAAGGTCTCGATCCTGTTCGCAAACGCCCCGGCATGTACATCGGCGGCGTGGGAATGGCCGGACTTCACCATTTGATTTGGGAAGTCGTGGACAACTCCGTTGACGAAGCGATGAACGGTCACGCCACCGAGATTACCGTCACGCTGCACAAAGACGGCTCGAGTATCACGGTCAGCGACAACGGCCGTGGGATCCCGGTCGACAAGCATCCCAAAACGAAAAAACCGGCACTCGAAATGGTGCTGACGGTACTGCACGCCGGTGGAAAATTCGATGGCGGCAACTACAAAACCGCGGGCGGTTTGCACGGCGTGGGGGCTTCGGTCGTCAACGCCTTGTCCAAAGAACTCACCGCCGTGGTGCGGCGTGATGGCGCTCAATACCGCATGATGTTTGAGCGCGGGATCGCGAAAACGAAGCTGCAAAAATTGAAGGGAGCTGTTCGCGGCACCGGTACCACGATCACCTTCCATCCCGACCCAACGATTTTTCCCAAGATCGATTTCGATAGCGAAACGATTCGTACTCGCTTGGAAACGGTGAGCTTTCTGCATCGGGGGGTGAAAGTCACCTATATCGATGAGTCGGCCAACACCAAGGTCACGTACCTGCATGAACAAGGGATCGTCGATTATCTCGCCAAGGTGCTCAAAGATCGCTCGGCACGACCGATCCATGACACCCCGTTCACGCTGCGAAAGGACGATGATATTCGCATGGAGCTGACGCTGCAGTGGACGGAATCGACCGACGAACATGTCCGCAGCTACGTCAACGGCATTCCCACCGGCAGTGGCGGCACCCACGAAAACGGTTTCCGCAGTGGGCTCAATAAAGCGGTCCGCAATTACATCGACACGCATAGCTTGACCCCGCGTGGCGTGAAGATTTCTCACGAAGACATTCGCGAAGGCATGGTCGCGATTCTTTCGATCTTCATTGCCGAACCACAATTTCAAGGACAAACCAAAGATCGGCTCAACAACGCCGAAGTCCAACCGTTGGTCGAAGCCTCCACACGTCCGGCGCTCGAGCAATGGATGAATAACAATCGCTCGTTGGCCGATTCGGTGATCGCCCGGATCATCGCGGCCGCGCGAGCGCGTGCGGCCTCCCGCGCCGCGTCCGATGCGGTCTCGCGAAAAGGGGGCGCCAAGCGAACCATGCTCCCCGGAAAACTGAGCGATTGCTTGGCTAACGGCAAATCAAATTCCGAACTGTTTATCGTCGAAGGCGACTCCGCAGGCGGCAGTGCGAAACAGGGGCGAGACCGAAACAACCAAGCGATCCTGCCGCTGCGAGGAAAGGTGCTCAACACCGAGAGTGCGACGCTAAAGAAGATCATCGAGAACAAAGAAATCCAAGACATGATTGCGTCGCTTGGATGTGGCATCGGACCGAACATCAACCTGTCAACGCTCCGCTACCAAAAGATTATCTTGCTCGCCGATGCGGACTCCGATGGACATCACATCACGACGCTGCTGTTGACGTTCTTTTATCGACATATGCCCGCCTTGATTGCCGACGGCCATCTATTCATTGCCGTCCCCCCGCTGTACCGAATCGATATCGGCAAACAGACCTATTGGGCCAATGACGAAGAACATCGTGAACAAATTTTGGCCGAGCATGGCAAACGAGCGAAGCCGGAGATCACGCGTTTCAAAGGACTCGGCGAGATGATGCCCAAGGTGCTCTGGGAAACAACCTTGAATCCCAAGACGCGGCGTTTGTTAAAGGTCGAAGTCGACGATCATTTGGAAACCGATCGTGTGATTAGCGATTTGATGGGGCGTGATGCGTCGGCCCGTTTCCGCTTTATTATGGAACGAGCCGAAGACGCCGAAGAAATTGACGTCTAA
- the aroB gene encoding 3-dehydroquinate synthase, translated as MLSGSNRNDILSVEVPLGDRSYQIEIGPDQIDTFSQTVLSTMSDLTHVLVIADAAIQEPWANRLIHSLSTSLRDDATPLRVSSISVPSGETSKSISQLSELWQWMLDSSTDRRSVVIAVGGGVVGDLAGFAAASFTRGIRFVQVPTTLLAMVDSSVGGKTGINLPTSKNMIGAFWQPSLVVIDTDVLSTLPERAYLSGLAEVIKYGVIDDAEFFAWLEANASGLVARDDGTVRAAIAESCQSKARVVGEDERETSGRRAILNYGHTFAHAIEATVGYGQLLHGEAVSIGMQMAANMAVDLGICEPTLLPRQTELIQACGLPTTFPEANAEAMLPVMQRDKKVSHGKLRFILPERIGSVRLVGDIDPSSVVKAIESCR; from the coding sequence ATGCTATCGGGTTCAAACCGCAACGACATTCTCTCGGTCGAGGTTCCACTGGGGGACCGCAGTTACCAAATTGAAATCGGCCCTGACCAAATCGATACCTTTAGCCAAACCGTGCTGAGCACGATGTCGGATTTGACGCACGTGTTGGTGATCGCCGACGCGGCGATCCAAGAGCCATGGGCAAACCGTTTGATTCACTCGCTTTCGACCTCGTTGCGAGACGACGCAACGCCGCTGCGAGTCAGTTCGATTTCGGTGCCTTCAGGCGAAACGAGTAAATCGATCTCGCAATTAAGCGAATTGTGGCAATGGATGCTTGATAGCTCGACCGATCGTCGCAGTGTTGTGATTGCGGTTGGTGGCGGAGTGGTGGGAGACTTGGCGGGATTTGCGGCGGCTTCGTTCACACGCGGGATCCGCTTTGTTCAAGTTCCTACCACATTGTTAGCCATGGTCGATAGCAGCGTGGGAGGCAAGACGGGCATCAATCTTCCCACGTCAAAAAACATGATCGGGGCGTTTTGGCAGCCCTCCTTAGTGGTGATCGATACCGATGTGTTATCCACGCTTCCCGAACGCGCTTATTTGAGCGGGTTGGCCGAAGTGATTAAGTACGGTGTGATCGATGACGCCGAGTTCTTCGCGTGGTTAGAAGCGAACGCCTCGGGATTGGTCGCACGCGATGATGGGACGGTTCGGGCGGCGATCGCGGAAAGTTGTCAATCCAAGGCTCGCGTGGTCGGTGAAGACGAACGAGAAACGAGCGGCCGTCGAGCGATCTTGAACTACGGGCATACGTTTGCCCATGCCATCGAAGCGACCGTCGGGTATGGCCAACTCCTGCACGGCGAAGCGGTTTCGATCGGGATGCAGATGGCGGCCAACATGGCGGTCGATCTCGGGATCTGCGAGCCCACGTTGCTGCCACGGCAAACCGAACTGATTCAGGCGTGCGGGTTACCCACGACGTTTCCCGAAGCGAACGCCGAGGCGATGTTGCCCGTGATGCAGCGAGACAAGAAGGTTTCGCACGGCAAGTTGCGATTCATCTTGCCCGAGCGGATTGGCAGCGTTCGCTTGGTCGGCGACATCGATCCGTCGAGCGTCGTCAAGGCGATCGAGTCCTGTCGCTAG